GGACGCCAGTTCGTCCATGTCGCATCTGCGGGGCAAGGTCGTCGAGGTGGCCGACCAGCAGATCGCCTACCTCGCCCGGCGCTCCCGGGAGTTGGACCAGGAGACCCGCGTCACGGTGTACGTCTTCGCCGACAAGGTGGAGTGCGTCATCTACGACAAGGACGTACTGCGCATGCCGTCGCTCAAGCAGTTGTACCGGGTCGGCGGGATGACGGCCCTGCTGGCGGCGGCGCTGAAGTCGCAGGCGGAGCTGGCGCAGACGGCGCAACTGTACGGCGACCACAGCTTCCTGACGTTCGTGCTCACCGACGGGCAGGAGAACGCCAGCCACCGCTGCCCGGACGCCCCGGTCAGGGATCAGCGTCAACTGGTCGAGGCCGTGGCCAAGATGATCGAGACGCAGGACGACAACTGGACGCTGGCCGTCCTGGTGCCAGACCAGATGGGCAAGCGCGAGGCCATGGCGTGCGGCTTCCCCAAGGACAACATCGCGATCTGGGACGCCACCAGCACACAGGGTCTGGAGGAGGCCGGGCAGGTCATCCAGGCGGCCACCGAGAAGTTCATGGTGGGCCGCGCCAAGGGCATCCGGGGATCGCGGGCCGTGTTCTCCACCGGCGCGGAGGTCGTCAACAAGGACGCCATCAAGGCAGCTGGACTGACCCCGGTGAAGCCGTCGGCGTACGAGCTGATCCCGGTGGCCCGTGACGCGGCGATACGGGACTGGGTCGTCGAGTCCGGGCACACCTACCGCACCGGGTGCGCGTTCTACCAGCTGAGCAAGTCGGAGAAGATCCAGGCGCGGAAGCAGATCGCGGTGCTGGAGAAGAAGACGGACCGGGTGTACACGGGTCCGGAGGCCCGAGCCCTGCTCGGCCTGCCCGACGTGGAAGTGCGGGTGAAGCCGGACCACAACGACGACTTCACGATCTTCGTGCAGAGCACCAGCGTGAACCGCAAGCTGGTACCGAACACGCGGCTGCTGCTGATGAAGTGACACCCGAGCGCCCCGGCGCCCCGCCCCAGGAGTCGCGGCGGGTGCCGGGCGTACCACCAGCTGCGGCGGGCGCGGCATGGGGGTTCGAGTCGTGCGGCCGAGACCACCGCCCTCGACAGGGCCGGCTGTTCCTCCTGGGCGCCATATGCTCCGCTGAGCTTCGGCAACCAGTGCTCGCTCACGGTTGTCCCGTCAGGAGCGAACTTCACCTTCGAGATCCCCGAGGGCGAGGACCCGTACTGAACGTCATGGGCATGCCCTGCGGACACGACTGCTCCCCACGCCTGCCAGGCCGAGATCGCTGACCCTTCAGTCACGGCCTCGCGGCTCGTCGGCTTCCGGGCGCTCCGCCAGTTCCTTGATCCGCAGCAGGCGGTTCTCCCAGGAACGGCCGATCCGGTCGAGTTCGCGGGCCAGCGCGCCGAGCCGGGCGCCGACGACCACGTGAACGACCTCGCGCCCGCGCTGCTCGGACTCGACCAGCCCGACCTCGCGCAGCACCTCCAGGTGCTTGGCGATCGCTTGTCGGCTCACCGGCAGGACCCTGGCCAACGCGGACGCCGACATGGGGGCCTCACCGAGCCGGGTGAGTATCTCCCAGCGCGTCGCGTCACCGAGCGCGGCACACATGACGGGAGGAGCGGGGTCGGTCACGGCTGCCTCGTGGGGGCCGCCGCGATCTGCTCAACGAACTCCTTCCCCGCCGCCAGCTCGGTGAGCCAGCCCTTGTCGTTGCCCTCGCGCTCCTTCAGCCACGCTGCCGGGTCGTCGGCGAGGCTGGAGAACCCGCTCTCCACGACGCGCAGGGTCACGCCGCCGCCGTCCCGCTCGTCGATCCAGAACTCGACCAGAGTGGAGGGCGTCGAGTCGTCCCGGTACGGCGTGCCGATCCAGCGGAACGCCGCGTAGCGGGGCCTGTCCAGCTCGACCGTACGGAACCGGAACTCGCCCAGCGACGGATGGCGCACCACGGCCACGTCGCCCTCGTAGCGCAGGTCCGGCTCGGCCTCGACCGTGCCGTCGTTGATGTACCAGCCGGGGCGTGCGACCAGCTCCCATACCCGCTCGGCCGGGGCGTCGATGTCGATCTGCCGTGCGATCCGGTCGAGCTCGGCCAGCTCCGCTTCGGTGTGGGTGACGTCGTTCATGAGTCTCTCCCTCGCGACTTGTCCTGCAACTTCATGGTTGCATAACCCCTGATCATTGCAATCTGCGGGTTGCAGTTTCTGTCGTGGTCGGGCGCGTTCCCGGTCTGCGGAAGGGTTGACCTTCGTGGGGCAGGGTGCCGGTCTGCCCCACGGCCGATGATCAGAGCTGGTTCGCGACCCGTCGGCCGAGCTGTTCGAGGAGTTCCCGCAAGGCGGCCGCGACGAGATCGAGGTCGTCAAACGAGGCGGTACTGGCCTTCCAGACTTGACCGCCGCCTCCGAACTTGAGGAGGTGGCCCCCGCCGTCGCTCGCGAATGCCGGCGCGATCCATTCGCCGCCGATCGGAGCGGGGCCGTACGCGGCATCGCGGTGTACCGGTCCGGGCGGCCGCCGCCCCCACTCCCCCGCAGGTGACGCCCCCGGCGCGTCTGGTCAGTCGGACGGCTCGTGGTGCCGCTCCCGTGGGGCCGTTGTCGTGCGTGTCCCCGTGGGGACGGGGCGGAGGCGGTGGTACGCGTACAGGGCCGCCAGGACGGTGCCGGCACCCGACAGCAGGATCAGCGTGCGCGCCCCGAGCAGCACATCGGGCGTGCCGAGCAGGTACCCGACGGTGACGCAGGTGTTGGCCATCGCCCGGTAGCACGCCCAGGCGACGCCGTGGTCCGACGCGGGCACATGCCGGTGCATCAGGGTCCGTACCCCGGCGTTGTGCGCCCCGTTGCCGAAGCCGCCCGCCAGGAACGCCACGGCGATCACGCCGGTCAAGGGGATCAGGCCCTCGGTCAGAAGCGCCGCGCCCATGAGCGCCGCGCCGCCGCCGACCAGCAGCGTCTCGCGGCCGTCCAGGCGGGACCAGCCCGCCAGCAGCGCACCGGGCACGGACCCGAGCGCCCAGGCCGAGAGCAGCAGCCCGTACACGCTGTCGCTGGCCGTGACCTCGCGGAGGTAGAAGACGCCCGCGACGCCCTCCACGGCGGTCGCCAGGATCGTCACCGCGAGCACCGGCAGCAGGGGGCCGATCACGGTGTTGTGGCGCAGGAGCCGGAAGCCGCGCCGGGCCGGCTCGCGCAGCGGCTCCGCCGCGGGGGGCGGGACGGCACGGGATGGCGCCGCGAACGCCGCCGCACCCGCCACGGCGAGGAACGACAGCGCGTCGAAGCCGAGAATCCACGCGGTGCCGAGCGACGTGTGCACGGCCCCGCCGACGCCGGGGCCGAGAAGTGCGGCGGCCGATGTCGCGGTCGTCATCCAGCTGTTCGCCCGGGCGATGCGCCCCGTGCCGGTCATGGCGGGCAGCAGCGCGAAGCAGGCTGCGCTGGTCGCGACGGCGAGGACGCCCGACACGGCCAGCAACGCCACCCGCAGGTGGAACCCGTCGACCAGCGCCGCGGCCGCGAACAGCGCCGCCTGCCCCAGCGACCCCGCCAGCCACACCCGCCGCGCGTCGTACCGGTCGACGAGGGCTCCGGCCGCCGGGGCGAGGAAGACCGGGGGGAGCAGGTCGGCGAGGAAGACCTCCGTGACGCGCCACGTCTGCCCGTCGGCCGCCGCGTCCAGCACGAGCGCCAGCGAGGCCGCCGCGTCACCGGTGGTCGAGACGAATGTGGTGACGACCACGGCGAGGAGCGCCGCCGTGCCGTGCCGCCGCCCCGTCACGTCCGCGTTCCCCCCTGCGGTGGACGGGGCGTCCTGCGCAGCAGCAACGCGTCGCACGGCCATCCCTCGGCGCCGCCGTCATCGACGACGGCGATGTCCTGCGCGACGAGGTCGAAACCGTGCCCGCCCACCGCGGCGAGCACCTCGCTCGTCGTCCACACCCGTTCGCGTACCAGGCCGAGGACGCCGGGGAAGCGGTCGTCGTCGTACTGGATGAAGTAGTTCTGCCGCAGGTCGTTGTCACGTTCCGGTGCGAAGTCGATGCCGCGCCAGATGAGGCGGCGGTTGCCGTCGGCGTCGCGGAACGGTACCGCGTCCATCGCCCGCCCGAGTTCACGGAACAGTCCCGGTACGTGGTCCTGGTAGACGAGGAACGCCGCGTGCCCGCCCGGCCGCAGCACGCCGTGCAGGAAGCCGAGGAGCCGGTCGAGGTCCCGGTGGGTGCGGAAGCTGTTGACGGTGACGCTGCCCATCACGGCGAGGTCCGCCTCCACCGCCGGTCCGTCCGCAGCCGTGACGTCCAGGTGCCGGAAGTGCACGCCGCTCTCGCCCGCGAAGCGTTCCTCGAAGCTCGCGCGCGCCGCGACGGACGTGTCGAGGCCGATGTGGTGGGCGCCGATGCCGCGCCTGCGCAGGTGCCACAGGATGCGGCCGTCGCTGCATCCCACGTCGACGACGGTGCTCGGCGCGACCTGTGAGGCGAGCCGGGCGAGCGCCGGTACGTCCCACTCCTGCGGCCAGGCCGCGTCGCGCGAGTACGCGAAGAAGTCCGCGTCGTAGTAGCTGAGCAGCGGGATGCCGGGGAACTGCCGTTGGATGGCGAGGAAGGGCCCGAAGAGGGGGTCGTCGCCCCGGACGTCAGACACCGATCGACTCCAACTGCCGCTGGGCGTCCGCGTCATGGGTGTGGTCCACGCCGACGCCGAGGTCGGCCAGGGCCGCGGCGTGCAGCTCGAACGCCGACACGAGCCACCGGGTCAGGTCCCTCCCGTCGGGGCCGAGGGCCGGGTCGAGCGCGCCGCTGGCCGCGACGAGCCAGAAGAAGCGGGCCCTGCCCCAGTACTCGGTGAGGCGCTCCGCCGCCGTCGGGTGGGGGAAGCGCTGCCGGTGGAGCGCGACGAAGAAGGCCATGAGGTGGGTGTACACGTGGAGGGTGGACAGGACGCGCAGGCAGTCCATCACCCTGCGGCGGCCGTCGACGGGACTCCACGGGATCGTGAACACGGGCCCCTGGAGGAAGTCGAAACCGGGCCGCACCACCCGCCGGGTCGCGATCAGGTCGTACAGCTTCTGGTGGCACGCCTCGTGGAACAGCGCGTCCGCCGTGGCGACCACGTCGTCGAGTACGCGGCTGCTCAGCACCGACACGCGTGGGGCCGGCACGACGAACGCGGACTCGATGGTGTCGCTGTCGACGAGCAGCGTCCCGGAGACGCCGGCGAGCGTGGACGGGGCGAGGCCGCCGATGGTGTCGGTGAGCAGGGCGACGCCCGCTCGGAGCCGGTCGGCGTGGCGCGGAGTGACGTCGGTGAAGGTGACCGCGTGCGGGAGGTCCCCGGCGACGTTGTCGAGCAGGCGTCGGCTCGCGGGGCTGTCGGACCAGTCGGCCGCGAGCGCGTAGCCGTCCGCGACGGGAAGGCAGCGGGCCCCGCCGCGCGGGCCCTCCAGCAGCGCGGCGGCGTCGGACAGTACGGCCGCCGCGGTCGCCGTGTCGGCGTGTACCAGCAGCGCCTTGGAGGCCCGGTCCATCGCCCACCGGCGGAGACTGGCGTCGATCATGTCGTCGGCCGCGGGGAGGCTGACACCGGTGGCGTGGGTGAGCACCTCGGCGAGGCCGTCGTGGAAGGTGGCGAGGTCCTTGCCGAGCCCTCCGGAGTCACCGAAGGGCCCGCTCTGCAGCACGGCGATGCATTCCAGCTGGGTCACTGCTCGTCCTTGTTCCTCGTAGGGCGTTCCTCGTAGGGCCGGGTTGCGCGGGCGGGAGGCACCGAAGTGCCGCCCGCCCGCGCGCCGCGTCAGACCATGCGGGGGTACTGCGCCTGCGCCTGGATGTCCGGGACGACGACGGCGGACACGTGCTGCGAGTCCTGCGTGACGTCGATCTCGGCGAGCAGTCCGTCGAACTCCTGCTCCTGGACGGCGGTCTCGTGAGTGATCTCCATGGTTCACCTCCTTTCGGCGGCTTCCGGCGGGCCGGCCGGCGGATGTCCGGCCGGAGTCTGGGGCGGTGCCCGGCGTCCCCGAGGGGACGGGGTGTCTTCCCGGCTCGGCGGGCGTGTCCGGTTGGGTACGGGGGTGTCCTGTCGGCTCGGGGGCCGCGTCCGGTCGGTGGCGGGGTCGTGTCCGTCCTGGTGTCGGGGCAGGGTGCGCCCGGCCCGGGGGACGCGGCCCTCGTGGGGCGGAGCGCTGTACGGCCGGGGCAGGAGGCCCGCTCCCCGAGGCCGCGGTGACCGCTCTCGGCTCCAGGAGCGGGGCCCGCGGGGCTCAAGGGCTGGTGTCCGCTCGGCTCAGGGGGCGGGGTCCGCTCGGTTCGCGGGGTCCTCTACGAGGCGGCCGAGGCCAGCGGTCCGCAGCGCCCCGACGGCGTCGTCGAACAGCCGGTCGCTGGTGTCGCCGTCCGTGCCGCGCCGGGCCATCAGGCCGCGGAAGCGCTCCCGCAGGGACTCCGCCCGCTCCGGCTGCTCCGGCGGTGCCGACTGCGACTGTGACTGCGACTGCGCCAAGCGGATGAGGAGGACGGTGACCGCGTCGACGATCATGACGGTGGGCGGCTCCTGCGCGAACAGGAAGTACCGGCCCTTGACGGACATCGCCTCGATACGGACGCCGGGGGGCGAGGAGGTGCGCGCAGCGCTCATGGGGAGACCAGATCCTCTCGGTTCCACGTGCCGGTGGGGTAAGGGGCGAGGGCCAGTCCGGCGGTCGCGCCGGCCGCGGCTGCCGGGGCGAGCACGTCCTCGGCCAGCCAGTCGCGCAGCCGCGTCCCGTCCGGGCCCAGGTGCTCGACGACCTCCGGGAACCGCAGCGCCTCGGCGAGGTAGGCGCCGCGCTCGTAAGTGGTGGCCAGGCGCGCCCGGGCCTCCGCGTGGTGCTCCCGGTGCGCGCCGGTGGCCAGCACCGCCACGTGGAGGGCGCTCAGGTGCGCGTACACGTGCAGCGTCGAAAGGAGCCGGTTGACGCCGAAGCGTCGCCGCTCCCCCATCGTCAGCGACCAGGGCAGCAGTACGCGGGGTCCCGCGGTGTCGCTCTGGCCCGGCCGCATCAGTCGGCGCACCAGCCGCAGCAGCGTGTACTTCTCGTGCAGCGACTCGTGCAGCAGGCACTCGCCCACCACCAGCGCGCTGTGCCCGCGCAGCAGCCCGTCGGAGACGAACACGGTCTCCGGCACCTGCGTGAGGTACATGCTCGGGATGTCGCACCGCAGGACGCAGACCAGGCGGACGAGCGACAGCGTGTGGCCGGTGGCCGCCGGCAGTGCCCGTTCCAGCAGCGCGACCCCGGCGGCGACGGCCTCACCGTCGCGGCGGGCGGGCGTGTGCCCGTCGATGTCGCCCGCGTACCCGCTGAAGTCCAGCACCTGCCGTGTGACGCGCAGCAGGGCGTCGGTACGCGGGTGCGCCCAGTCCCGTACGAACCAGGCACGGCGCCCGTCCGCCCACGGCG
This genomic window from Streptomyces thermolilacinus SPC6 contains:
- a CDS encoding ArsR/SmtB family transcription factor, with protein sequence MTDPAPPVMCAALGDATRWEILTRLGEAPMSASALARVLPVSRQAIAKHLEVLREVGLVESEQRGREVVHVVVGARLGALARELDRIGRSWENRLLRIKELAERPEADEPRGRD
- a CDS encoding class I SAM-dependent methyltransferase; translated protein: MSDVRGDDPLFGPFLAIQRQFPGIPLLSYYDADFFAYSRDAAWPQEWDVPALARLASQVAPSTVVDVGCSDGRILWHLRRRGIGAHHIGLDTSVAARASFEERFAGESGVHFRHLDVTAADGPAVEADLAVMGSVTVNSFRTHRDLDRLLGFLHGVLRPGGHAAFLVYQDHVPGLFRELGRAMDAVPFRDADGNRRLIWRGIDFAPERDNDLRQNYFIQYDDDRFPGVLGLVRERVWTTSEVLAAVGGHGFDLVAQDIAVVDDGGAEGWPCDALLLRRTPRPPQGGTRT
- a CDS encoding SRPBCC domain-containing protein, producing MNDVTHTEAELAELDRIARQIDIDAPAERVWELVARPGWYINDGTVEAEPDLRYEGDVAVVRHPSLGEFRFRTVELDRPRYAAFRWIGTPYRDDSTPSTLVEFWIDERDGGGVTLRVVESGFSSLADDPAAWLKEREGNDKGWLTELAAGKEFVEQIAAAPTRQP
- a CDS encoding vWA domain-containing protein, yielding MSGKQNYINHVALVLDASSSMSHLRGKVVEVADQQIAYLARRSRELDQETRVTVYVFADKVECVIYDKDVLRMPSLKQLYRVGGMTALLAAALKSQAELAQTAQLYGDHSFLTFVLTDGQENASHRCPDAPVRDQRQLVEAVAKMIETQDDNWTLAVLVPDQMGKREAMACGFPKDNIAIWDATSTQGLEEAGQVIQAATEKFMVGRAKGIRGSRAVFSTGAEVVNKDAIKAAGLTPVKPSAYELIPVARDAAIRDWVVESGHTYRTGCAFYQLSKSEKIQARKQIAVLEKKTDRVYTGPEARALLGLPDVEVRVKPDHNDDFTIFVQSTSVNRKLVPNTRLLLMK
- a CDS encoding MFS transporter, with product MTGRRHGTAALLAVVVTTFVSTTGDAAASLALVLDAAADGQTWRVTEVFLADLLPPVFLAPAAGALVDRYDARRVWLAGSLGQAALFAAAALVDGFHLRVALLAVSGVLAVATSAACFALLPAMTGTGRIARANSWMTTATSAAALLGPGVGGAVHTSLGTAWILGFDALSFLAVAGAAAFAAPSRAVPPPAAEPLREPARRGFRLLRHNTVIGPLLPVLAVTILATAVEGVAGVFYLREVTASDSVYGLLLSAWALGSVPGALLAGWSRLDGRETLLVGGGAALMGAALLTEGLIPLTGVIAVAFLAGGFGNGAHNAGVRTLMHRHVPASDHGVAWACYRAMANTCVTVGYLLGTPDVLLGARTLILLSGAGTVLAALYAYHRLRPVPTGTRTTTAPRERHHEPSD